One Candidatus Limnocylindria bacterium genomic region harbors:
- a CDS encoding TadE/TadG family type IV pilus assembly protein, whose protein sequence is MAGAFARDEHGATVVEFALVSPVLLLALVACCDFARALNAYVTVANAAREGARYASITNGATSSSVQTYLATRVAPLNPSPPAMVVTLASPAPTSVRWSPDAPAPKTFTVTVTYEWRSSTWLIGSFLSTASGSTTFGSSSSMESVR, encoded by the coding sequence GTGGCTGGAGCGTTCGCGCGTGACGAGCACGGGGCGACCGTGGTCGAGTTCGCTCTGGTGAGTCCGGTCCTGCTTCTTGCCTTGGTCGCCTGTTGCGATTTCGCGCGCGCGCTCAACGCCTACGTCACCGTCGCGAATGCGGCGCGTGAAGGCGCGCGGTATGCCTCGATCACCAACGGCGCGACGAGCTCTTCTGTGCAGACCTATCTCGCGACACGCGTCGCGCCGCTCAATCCATCACCGCCCGCGATGGTCGTCACGCTCGCCTCTCCGGCGCCGACGAGCGTGCGCTGGAGCCCGGACGCTCCAGCTCCGAAGACATTCACCGTGACCGTCACCTACGAATGGCGATCGTCAACCTGGCTGATCGGCTCTTTCTTATCGACAGCGTCGGGTTCCACGACATTCGGGAGCTCTTCGTCGATGGAGTCGGTGCGATGA